The Sorghum bicolor cultivar BTx623 chromosome 6, Sorghum_bicolor_NCBIv3, whole genome shotgun sequence genome contains the following window.
TCCATCGTATCTCCCGCTCCACTAGCTAGTCCAAGTAGTCAATTTGTGCCATAATAAACCTCATGCCTAATGCTATGTTGAGTTAAGAACTATACTTAAGATAAATCCATGTTGCCATGCTTTTTTAGGATTATAGTTACTGAAAAAATACTTTAGACAAACACTATCACATATACATTCATCTAGATATTCTTTTATTCCCTAATAAAAAAATCCTTATTGTTTAAGAACGTATCCCCTTCATCAGAATAATGTGCTCTTTGAGTCCATATGGAGTAGTGTACCTGCTATTGGTGAATTTATTAGTTCATTCTTCATTATTGGGCACAGACATATATCCCTCACGTCTCATCAGCTAGCACTAGAAGCCTAGAAGGTGCTATTGTAGCTAGTCACATGCTGTGATGGCCAGAGATGCCCAGATATATATACATTATGCATGCATTCCCTGCTTATTAATTATCTCCTGAGTGACCACATATGAATGACAAGTACGTGGAACCACAACTTCAGGTGCAAAAACACTAGCTAGCTTGCACTGCATCTCTAGAATATCTACATAGATTGCCGCAGCCAGCATACAATTGGTCGAGTGAGCCGTGTTGTATGTGCATGCTGAGAAAGTAAGAGGGAAGCTGACACAATCACTATGAAAGAACAGCACCAGCATAGATGTTTCATGTTTCTCACTGCTCATGCATCTTCTGTTTTTCAAATTAACGTTTAATTAATTTGATCTTTCTTGATGTCATACCACTAATTACAGTTTCAAAGACTGAATTGAATAATTCTGATATTTTATTATGCATGCTGGAGATCGATAACAAGAGCTATTTTAGTTAATTTAATTTGATGGTGCAAAATAGCTCTTCAACTAGATGCATCTGAAGTTTTTTTTTGCTCAGTTTTAGAAGCAAATATAAGGAGCTAGTTACAACCTACATTCTGAAATATAAGACATTTATAGATTTGTTCTAAGTCAAAGTATCAtaaatttgaccaagtttacatATAAGTGGCATCTATCACATCAAAGAGATCGGGTATGAAAGTATATTTGTTAATATGTATCGAATTACTCTTATTTAATATCATAGATATATCATTGTTCTTTTTTCTATATACTTGATCAAACTTAGGATAGTTTGACCTAGAACATAATCCCTTGTATTTCAGGACAATTAGCTAGTGTACTACTGATCGACTACTTAATTAGTGGGTTCTTTTTTTCATTGTGTGTTTAGATTTTCATGGGTGCTGAGATATTAGACTCAGCAGTTCTTATTATGACCACACGCATGTTTCTCCATTTTTAAATATATGATTTTAAGACAAGCCAATTAATTAAAAATGTAAATAGCTTGTCCTGAATgtcatatatataaaaacagaGAGTAGTAAAAGAATTCTAGTGAACCTTCATACAGTTAAATGTATATTGCATGttatttattttcaaaataacagTAGTCCACACGTACTCCAGGCAAGAAAAAGGGGCGAAATGGGATATTATTAGGCCATCTATTCATTTTTCCCATTATATCTGCCTTTTCTGGAAGAAAATTAACCAAATGTTTGATCAAGCTACTGGAAAGAAAAAGGTTCTGCCAAAAATGGGTACAAACTATTTCTACACCCCAAGTTACTAGTAGTAGATTGTAAAAGATTCTCTTGGTACGGTGTTGCTAGGAACAAAAGTGAGCTAGAGTGTGATTGGTGGACGAAAGATGATGATAAGCCTTTTTGTGCTGCAGCCTGCAGCTCTGAGCAACCAATCAATAGCCCTTAATTACTTTTAATTTGGAGGATTTGctctataataataataataataataataataataataataataataataataataataataataataataataataataataataataataataataataataataataataataataataataataataataataataataataataataataataataataataataataataataataataataataataataataataataataataataataataataataataataataataataataataataataataataataataataataataataataataataataataataataataataataataataataataataataataataataataataataataataataataataataataataataataataataataataataataataataataataataataataataataataataataataataataataataataataataataataataataataataataataataataataataataataataataataataataataataataataataataataataataataataataataataataataataataataataataataataataataataataataataataataataataataataataataataataataataataataataataataataataataataataataataataataataataataataataataataataataataataataataataataataataataataataataataataataataataataataataataataataataataataataataataataataataataataataataataataataataataataataataataataataataataataataataataataataataataataataataataataataataataataataacaacaacaacaacaacaacaacaacaacaacaacaacaacaataataataataacaacaacaacaataataataataacaacaacaacaacaacaacatcaacaacaacttgaCCTGGCTGAGCTACATGACTAGAAACTTGTTGATTTGAAAATTAAACTAGTCGACCggctttgtaaaagtttttagcGTTGTTCAAGGCTTCAAGCACCAGGAAAAAAGTGGAAAAAAAGTGTAAAAAGCTAGCAGGATGGATTGCATGTACTCGGAAAGCTAGCAAGTCTACTATTTACACCCGGACAATTTATGACATTTAGGGCAAGTTAACAGTTAGTTAAATTTTAGACTAATTAGCTTATCTCAAATGTCATTTGAAAACAAACGAGTATGGGGTAGTTCTCGGCAAGCTCAACTCCATCAATGCATGACATTATCGAAGACATGCCCCCTCTCCAATTTCTCAACTTGTCTATACCTTTTGTTTCTCTTGTTGAGGAGTTAACTTTAGAGTATAGGACATTATATTGTAGGGACTTCCCAAATACATGTGTGTCGTGACTTGTTGGCACCAAGAGCCTATTTCTCTAGCAAAGATCATGCACTCACTAAAAGGGTCAGTTTCGCATAATAATACTAgctttggcttcatcatcaatAGCTTCATAAACAAGCTAGAGAAGCTATATCAGATATCCTAAAAGGAGAAGTCATTTTTTTTGTTGTACGAAGAGGAGCCAAAGTCCTTTTTATGTATAGAGGGGTAGTTTCAATTTGTGACTCCTCTCTTTGGTTGTGGCTCTTTCAGATGAACATCCAAAAGAGAAGCTATACCAAACAAACACTAAATAACACCAAGAGTGCTTCCATATACAGGATAGACTAATAGGTTCTACTTCATCTATATGGTTATGTATCATCCCAAAAGTGAATAGGGGGTCAGCATTAGCTAACCACTTTCTTCGTTGGTTACTGCAGGGTAATTTCTATAGCCCTTCTCCTTTTTGTAGTATAGTAAAAACCCTTTCTACTTCCTAGCAATTCACTGCTATATTACTTCACAACTTAGTTTCACTCTCTAGCTAAGCTATGCAATAGGTTTAGTTCCAcccctgtaatttgcgagttgagcctagttagtccataatcggACAATAATtgataaatacaaacgaaagtgcaacAGTACCCAATTTTTTTTACTCCaccaattaaacaaagttcctcatccaaaaacttttcacccatcacattattctttagacacatgtatggaacattaaatgtagacaaaaacaaaaattaattacacaatttgcttgtaaattgtgagacaaatcttttaattctaattaatctataattagacactaattatcaaataaaataaaaatattacagtaACCAAATCAACAACTTTTCAAAACTAAATAAGGCTTAAATTAAACTCAcacgtactccctctgtcctaaaataagtgtcgttttcgctttccgagaaataactttaactaaatatatagtgaaaaatattaatatttatagtacataattagtatcattggaaagatctttaagtctagttttttaacaaatttatttcgagatataaatattgcatgtattttttacaaatcgagtcaaacttgtggcacaaaAATCTAAAATgacaatcttttttttttgagtatGGAACAGCATTAATAGTTCCACGCACAGACGAGCCACACACACGCTGCCATTTGCGACTCCTGTGCTGCAATCACCGACTCTGGCACTCTGCCAGCCTTGATCATGTCACACATGTCCACCTGCGGGTCGGCCCACTAGTCAGCGAAACCACTCGTCCCTCCAATCAAATCTTCTGACCGGTGGGTCCCATAAACATGGTCCCACTTGCCAGCGGTAATGGTAGCTCAGCACGGAAGTGCGCTATCGCCGTGGCAGAAAAGTTGTGTGTGGTCAGAATATCCCACCCAGCCGCCAGCCACCAGCTCCACTTCTCCCACTGACTCTGGGTCCCGCATAGTCCTACCCCACCTGTCACTCAAAATTCCAGCCACCACAGCGTATCCCGCCGCTTCCGTGGGCCACGTCCGTCAGCGACTGCGCACACCTCGTACGCGGACCAAAAGCAATAAACCGGTGGCCAAAGGCGAAAGCCGGGCACCCACACGGCCACACCCACCCCACAGATCTccccacctctctctctctctgccctTGCTGTCACCGTCGCTCGCGCTCGCCCAAGTCGTCGTTGCCCAGTCGGCAGTCGCCGCGCCGCTCAGCTCCGACGCGAGCTGAACGACGCAACCGCGCGCGCGTCTCCCTCCTCCGCTCCGCTCGGCGCTGCTCTGCGCGGCGCCGCTGGACTGCTACGGGGACACGGGGTAAGCAGCTGTTCCTTGCGCGCGATCGCGCTCCGGTGACGGATTTTCCTTGGTTTATTTTTTGGgcgggtttttttttttaatctccGGTTTTGTGGCGGTGTGCGCAGATCTGACTGGCGGCTCCGGGCTTGGGGAAGGCGTGGAGGCGATGCAGAGGCAGGGGCGGCACCTGGAGCGGTCCAACTCGAAGCGAGCGCTCGACCATGGCGCCGGCGGTGACGACGACGACCGCCCGTCTAAGCGCCCGCGTGTCCCCGCGCTCGCCAGGTGACTGCGTTGAACCCGTCTAAGTGACTCTGTTTGGATTGTTGACTCTGTTTGGGAAGAGTGTTTCGTCATTCGTGCTAGCTACCACCTGCTACCATACCATGTATGTAGCCTCACTGAGGAAGCGCTGATTCGTGATACTGTGATAGTAAATGTTTGTTACACTTGAAAGTTAACTCAATCACTAATGTCTAATGGAGGTTCTAGTTTCGTGTGACAGAAGATGGAACAAGTCTGGGATTAATCATTTGAGCTGAAAGACGTGCTTAAAATGAGGGGATGTCAGCTCTATATTGTAGCTTCTTCCACATAGAATCTGTGCCTTTGTTTGGGATTGTGAAAGAGAGGAGAGCACTCCCCAGTTCCCACACCCTTCCAGACATCCTTGATCTTACCTATTTACCTTTAAGGCCCCCTTTGGACTGCTGTTTGTTTTCCCTGTTTTCTGCATTTTTCCGTGAAGATGAACTGATTCCTGTTAAACTTGTGTACGATTACTGTGAAGTTTCTGCGTTCCAAAGGGACCCTAAATGTATAATCAAACTATATCTGCATACACTGTAATGTATAGTTACTTTCTAATATAAAGTATACATGCACATGCACTTGAGGAGCACATAAACCATGTTCCTTTCTGTTTAAAGTGGCATTTTACCATTACTAATTTGAAGCTCATTTTGGAACCTCCGCCTCAATCCTCATCATATGCACTAGAAAAGAGATAAATTCTAGAAACATCTATCTATAAAATCGGCATACTATAACAACCATTGACAATAATAGACATTGTAGCTATTCcgcttttttattaaaaataattaGCCACCTCCACAACTTTTAGAGATAGTCTAAAGTAATTTTCCTAAATTTATGTATTTATATATGAATTACCACCTCTGCCATTTTGAAAAATAATCTAAAGTTACCCCCCTAAATCTTCATTTAATTATCCACCTATGCCATTATAAATAAATAACCTCCTAAATTTACATCTAAATTATCCACCTCTACCATTATTAAGACTGACTTAAACCAAGCCCTAAGCCTGCATCTAAATTAACTACCCATACCATTATAAAAAATCCCAAAGTATTCCTATATATGCTtctaaattaccctttcttctATTGTTAACATAAAAAAATCAAGGTATATATGCATGATGTGTGTCACCATGCAGGAAGTGATGGCCATGAGATCAATTTCCATGTCAAACACATATATAGCCAAAACTAAGGGTTCAAATAAATACATGTCAAACACACATGAAATCTTTTGAAATTACTATCCTCTGCACGAGCATAATCTATGATTTAGCCAAATTCTAGAAATGGTGTcattttttattatataaagTTCTGATTGCCAAATGATGTTCTTAAAAGGTATTTGCAGCTTTGCAGTTTCTACGAGTCATTGAATATCCATTTATGCAGAACTGTGTGAAAACAGTGAAATATGCCTCAACAAATATCTGTAAATCCAGACGAACAATTATTTCAGTTGTGTTGTGTGGTGAGAGTTGAAGTTCATCCCTACCATGCCTTAATATATTTTCCTGATGGTTGCAGTGTCATTGTAGAAGCACTCAAGGTAGACAGTTTACAGAAGCTTTGCTCATCACTGGAGCCAATTCTGCGCAGAGTTGTGAGTTGAAGTCTTTGGACAACTTTTTATATAACCATCTGATTGCTTTTCTTGTCATTAGCCAACCAACGTTTGCTGTGTAGGTCAGTGAAGAAGTAGAGCGTGCTTTAGCCAAATTGGGTCCTGCAGGTCCTGCTAGGATCCAAGGAAGGTACAAAATCTGCAACTTGATCTTTATGGTTGTTTCTGTAGTTTTACCTGGATATGCTCCAATAAATTGTGAACTTCATATACCAAATAAAAACAGGAGCTCTCCCAAACGAATTGAAGGCCCTGATGGTAGAAACCTCCAGCTTCAGTTTAGGACTAGGTTATCCCTTCCACTCTTTACTGGAGGCAAAGTAGAAGGCGAGCAGGGAGCAGCAATTCATGTTGTGCTGCTTGATGCGAACACTGGACATGTTGTCACTTCAGGACCCGAGTCATCTGTGAAACTGGACATTCTGGTACTTGAGGGTGATTTTAATAAAGAGGAAGACGAGGGTTGGACCGAAGAAGACTTTGAAAGTCACATTGTTAAAGAACGAGAAGGCAAGAGACCTCTTTTAACTGGAGACCTGCAGATAACCCTTAAAGAAGGTGTTGGGACTATAGGAGAGCTTATTTTCACTGACAATTCCAGCTGGATAAGAAGCCGAAAATTTAGACTTGGGTTGAGAGTCTCCTCAGGGTTCTGTGAAGGAATTCGTGTTATGGAAGCAAAAACAGAGGCTTTTACTGTTAAAGATCACAGAGGCGAATGTATGTTTATTTATTGTGGTGTCATTATTAAATGATCTAACATATAGTTTTTAAACTTGATATATGTTATCTGATTCTTTTTTAGTGTATAAGAAGCACTATCCTCCTGCACTAAAGGATGAGGTATGGAGATTAGAAAAGATTGGAAAGGATGGTTCATTCCACAAGAGATTAAACTCAAGTGGAATCTATACAGTTGAACACTTTCTTCAATTCCTTGTTAGAGACCAACAGAAATTAAGAAGTGTAAGTTTAGCATCTCTACTTTTAACTATGATTCATCCACTCGGTAGTCTTGTGACCCATACTATTTTATTTATTCTTTCTGGTTACGCTGCAGATTCTTGGCAGTAACATGTCAAATAGGATGTGGGAAAGTCTTATTGAGCACGCAAAGACATGTGTTTTGAGTGGCAACCATTATATATATTACTCAAGTGATGCAAGAAGTGTGGGTGCAATATTCAACAACATATATGAGTTCACTGGTTTGATTGCTGATGATCAATTCATTTCAGCTGAAAATCTCACTGAAAACCAGAGGGTTAGTGTCTTTTCAATGCCTTTTGCAATGCTACTCTTGGAATCTCATAAATTTTTGGCACTCGGTAATCTATGGATTTAGATTATTCAAGCTTCATTTCTCTGATACGTAGTTTTCATTGCATCCATAATCCGTATCACCCACTATAATTTCACTTTTCACAGTCTCTGAAATTCTGTTGTCAGTCTTGCCTAGAGTGGTCTGCTATGCTCATTTTTGACTTAGGCACAGCATTCATTACAAACTTGTACACTTCTTCTTTAAGTTTGGCCATTTCCTAAATTAACTGTATTTAGGTGTTTATTACCAACAGGAAAGTGGGAAACAAGCAACGACAACCGCAAACGCATTGCCTAAATTAACTGCATTTAGGTGTTTATTACCAACAGGAAAGTTGGAAACAAGCAATGACAACCGCAAACATTTTAAATATCACAGTATAAGAACACATGCATATATTTGTTTATAAACCACCACCCATGCTTCTGATACAAGTTCCATGAATGATGTCTACAAATCCTTTAGAAAATGTtatatatttttacaatttattaATGGTGTCATAGGAATATGCCTTTTTCATGATGAAAAATGCATTCAATCCCATTCTAAAATAAAATGCATTTGTTTCTACAAACTTCCATTTTAGTTAGAAGATGTATAACCATCTCTTCTATTTATGATATATTTCTTGTTAATTAATATGCTGATTGAGTTCAATATGCTGGCCCTAgttttatactccctccattccaaattataagacattttgtcTTTTTTAGATACATTGCTTTTACTATGTACCTAGACATAGTgcatatctaagtgcatagcaaaactATCTATCTAGAGAagtcaaaacgtcttataatctggaatagagggagtaggTGACATGACATACTAGGGATGCTACAATATGAATCAGTTTTAGTGTAGAGAAGGATGGTAGGGTGCTTGGGTTGTCACCATTTTTGTTTGAGAAAACaatatactccctctgttctaaattataagtcattttgacttttttggtacatccattttgctatgcatctagatatCTTTTTGCATATGGTCTTAGTTAAAGCTGGCATGCAGTTGTGTGCTACATAAAAAATGAAAGAAGTTAGTATGTTTTTTAACAGGTTCTTTCAGTGATGTAATGATATATCAGGAGTCTTTTTTTCATGTTGCCTTGAACTTTTAGTTTTATTTCCCCTGTTCACTTGCCTCAATTGCTATCATTATAAGATGTAATAAGATGTAAAGCGTTTGGTCCTTTTTATGATAAGAAATTAAATATTAAATCATTTGTTGCAAAAGTCACGATCTCACTCTACCTGGTCACAGGTGTTTGCTGACACATTGGTTAAGCAAGCATATGATGATTGGATCAATGCTGTAGAATATGATGGCAAGGCGCTGTTGAGTTTCAAGCAGACAAAGAAAACTGTTACAACTAGAAGTGAAACAGCGAAAGCTTCAGCAAGCTACCCTGCATCAAACGATTTAATGAACTCACAGAAACAACTGGCTGGAGGTCCTGTAAATACTGAGCAATCTTCCCTGAAGAATACCAGAGAAGGTATCTGGATTTGTTCTCTAGTAGCATAACATTCATATCCTGTATGTTTCTTGGATACTCTTTTCTTTCAACTATTCCTGAGCTGCTATTAATTAATTTTGAAACATAAAAATAATgaactttccttttttttgtatGCACTTTCTTACCCTGTGTTTGAACCTGTGGAGTTATATTGTTTATAGGACCTATTTTTGTAACAAAACATggattttttttgtgtgtgtctgAGAGGTCGTTCTTGATTGAATTTAGCTTAATCCTCAAAATCAATGCTAACTCTAGTGTTACTTTGGTGAAAAttaactactccctccgttccaaattgtaagtcgttctaGTTATTCTAGATACATAACTTTTGCTATgcaatgtctagatacatagtaaaagctatgtatctagaaaagccagaatggcttacaatttggaatcgAGGGGGTAGTTACCTGCTGATCATGATTCTGCATCTATATGCTCACTTAGCAGTTTCATTTTTCACTTAGTATGTTGCTAACTACTGCTAGCTTGAACTTATAAGCTTATTTTCTCTGTTCAGCAGGTGGAACTGGAATCCCATCCATGGGGAACCAGGTAGCAAGAGAGTATGCAGGCAATCCTCAGCACGTGGCACCAAGTATCACCATGCAATACGACATGAGTTCATTGGTCCCCGGAGGCCAGTTCAGTGGTTCCTCCGTGCAGACTCAAACTTCACGAAGCTCCAACATGCTTGCACTGCGGCCAATGCAGCAGCCTCAAAACTTCGAGTTCTCTGGGCTTGGTCAGTCCACACAACCTTCAGGGCTCAACCCTTTCGATGACTGGTCTCGATTGCAGGAGAACCGCGGAGGCGGCGCCGATGACTACTTGATGGATGAGATAAGGGCAAGGAGCCACGAGATATTGGAGAACGATGAGATGCAGCAGATGCTGCGCCTCCTGAGCATGGGCGGGGCACCGACCGGCCTGAATAATGTTGACGGTTTCCCTTCATACCCGTCTCCTGCCCCAGCCTTCAGCTTTGAGGACAACCGTGCTCGCTCGTCCGGCAAAGCTGTTGTCGGGTGGCTGAAGATCAAGGCTGCGATGCGGTGGGGCATCTTTGTCAGGAGGAAAGCGGCCGAGAGACGAGCTCAACTTGTTGAGCTGGAAGACTAGCGGGTGCTTGGGCTCAGTGTTGCACATATTTATGTGGCGAGGCAAGTAGAACTGCAAAATGTTGTATGTATAATACGCTTCCCTTTTGGCTGCCCTTGCACAATATATAGCTCCATTGATATTGTATATTAATGGGTAGGGGTTTTTTCTTTTATGAATTCAGGAGGGGTTTCCCCCTACTGTCTTCTATTACGTGGAAGACTTGAAGGACGATCAGGATCCTGTCCTGAGCTCATGAGCTTTTACGAATGAACTCACGTTGGTTGTATTACTAGTAGATGGTGCGCGCATGGGTTAGCATAGCATAGGTGTTAGcattatataaaaaaacataatacGTTTAATTTGTAGATTGAAAATAATTAAGAATAGTATACAAATATGTGTATAGGTATATATGTTACATATGTTATTATACATTGGAAATAAAGAGCAGTAATATATTATATGCAGTTTTGCAGCAGTTTTTTTTACATGAAGAGCAGTACAATATAGCATAAAAAAACTGCTATATCTAAAAAAACACAACCACAATATCAGTATAGAAAATGAAAAAGTATGCTTGATGGTGTGCACCAGGCTTGTTGCCGAGGAGACCGGGTGCTAATGATTGCACTTGTCATCCTGTTTGTATAATACTTTATTAGTGATATATATAGTTCCAATCATGAGCAGAGAAGTATCAGGTTATGCAAGACATATTTCAGTGGCTAAATGAAGTCTCTATAGTGATATATGTTAATTACAGTGCGGTTATTTTACCTATAATTTTGTTTTAAAGGAAGCATATAATAATAAGAGAGCAATTCCAACTTTTGCAGAATTCTAGGGAGAAAAAGTGTAGCACAGGTCCATAAACAAggaatggttttaagaaatgctgtGAGGAAGCATCTCCTTCAACTGCTATGATAGAAGCAAAATAGGAAATGACATACTATACATAAGACAAAGCAGTAGATTGCATTCATGTTTTATGGAATCGACTTATGTCATAGTCACATTGGGTATGGGAGTCCAGTTGACTAtgattaaggacaaaaccaataAAGTAAGTACGTGGACAATATTTTTTTCTGTCTATATTCTTCctttttcatttcatttcagtttttgtttttcgattttattttattttttgtcctttccttattcttttcttgttttaattttaccttttatttcctttttcttttggttttatttttattgatcttccttgcttctatttgtttttcttttttcttttcagattttctatgtttcttcattcttattttatattttactttcttttaatcttatttttatccttatttaaattattcatgaattttatttgttctatgcactttttatcatttgttaattatgtttgtttttatattttttttcttagtaattttatttttttttatttttattttctatatatatgtgatatttatgtagtatatatttagtgttctatattgtgttatgtcatgtttacgtaatatatatatatatatatatatatatatatatatatatatatatatatatatatatatatatatatatatatatatgtgatgttctatgatgtttcttacggtgttcacttagtatacatgtaatctataatagatgtgatgttctataatatatttaatgatgttctatgatgtatttagtgatgttaatgttctataaatatatttacgatatttaaaaagtaaccctttgacattatttgaaatttttctccattttgtgtatttattttttttatgctttttactctagatttttttattatttttatctatgtcatgtatttatgtatttttatgtatattgtaatatcagtttcataaacctaaaaccaaaatactattcttctaaatcgataacattttttttacaaagacagaacattgtccattgaacctagaatattgtttctacttaataaaagaaaatattttatctctataagataaatattcatgtgtgatcttgttttgaagaatttgttataaaaaatttaatgatgcaatcagaatttaatttatatctctaGTTTAGGAGGTATGatttttttaattcgctaaaacaattttagGTGAGTGaggcctaggttgatgggatagtGTGTCATCGCGCAGTAAAAAAACCACCAAAGGGATGAAAGTTTTGGATAGgtcctctccataatttttagttgtagagataaatattcattaataaaattttatctaaatatatccatgtgcgatcttgttttgaaggatttgttatgagaaatttaatggtgcaatcaaaatttaatttatatcttcggtttaaaagttatgacttttttaaattcgctaaaacaattttgcatgcgtgatgcaatcagaatttaatttatatcttcggttttggagttatgatttttttaattcgctaaaacaattttaaGTGAGTGaggcctaggttgatgggatagcgtgTCATCGCGCAGTAAAAAAACCACCAAAGGGATGAAACAAtcgaaatttaatttatatcttcggtttaaaagttatgacttttttaaattcgctaaaacaattttgcatgcgtgatgcaatcagaatttaatttatatattcGGTTTTggagttatgatttttttaattcgctaaaacaattttaaGTGAGTG
Protein-coding sequences here:
- the LOC8075856 gene encoding calmodulin-binding protein 60 D isoform X1, yielding MQRQGRHLERSNSKRALDHGAGGDDDDRPSKRPRVPALASVIVEALKVDSLQKLCSSLEPILRRVVSEEVERALAKLGPAGPARIQGRSSPKRIEGPDGRNLQLQFRTRLSLPLFTGGKVEGEQGAAIHVVLLDANTGHVVTSGPESSVKLDILVLEGDFNKEEDEGWTEEDFESHIVKEREGKRPLLTGDLQITLKEGVGTIGELIFTDNSSWIRSRKFRLGLRVSSGFCEGIRVMEAKTEAFTVKDHRGELYKKHYPPALKDEVWRLEKIGKDGSFHKRLNSSGIYTVEHFLQFLVRDQQKLRSILGSNMSNRMWESLIEHAKTCVLSGNHYIYYSSDARSVGAIFNNIYEFTGLIADDQFISAENLTENQRVFADTLVKQAYDDWINAVEYDGKALLSFKQTKKTVTTRSETAKASASYPASNDLMNSQKQLAGGPVNTEQSSLKNTREAGGTGIPSMGNQVAREYAGNPQHVAPSITMQYDMSSLVPGGQFSGSSVQTQTSRSSNMLALRPMQQPQNFEFSGLGQSTQPSGLNPFDDWSRLQENRGGGADDYLMDEIRARSHEILENDEMQQMLRLLSMGGAPTGLNNVDGFPSYPSPAPAFSFEDNRARSSGKAVVGWLKIKAAMRWGIFVRRKAAERRAQLVELED
- the LOC8075856 gene encoding calmodulin-binding protein 60 D isoform X2 — encoded protein: MQRQGRHLERSNSKRALDHGAGGDDDDRPSKRPRVPALASVIVEALKVDSLQKLCSSLEPILRRVVSEEVERALAKLGPAGPARIQGRSSPKRIEGPDGRNLQLQFRTRLSLPLFTGGKVEGEQGAAIHVVLLDANTGHVVTSGPESSVKLDILVLEGDFNKEEDEGWTEEDFESHIVKEREGKRPLLTGDLQITLKEGVGTIGELIFTDNSSWIRSRKFRLGLRVSSGFCEGIRVMEAKTEAFTVKDHRGELYKKHYPPALKDEVWRLEKIGKDGSFHKRLNSSGIYTVEHFLQFLVRDQQKLRSILGSNMSNRMWESLIEHAKTCVLSGNHYIYYSSDARSVGAIFNNIYEFTGLIADDQFISAENLTENQRVFADTLVKQAYDDWINAVEYDGKALLSFKQTKKTVTTRSETAKASASYPASNDLMNSQKQLAGGPVNTEQSSLKNTREGGTGIPSMGNQVAREYAGNPQHVAPSITMQYDMSSLVPGGQFSGSSVQTQTSRSSNMLALRPMQQPQNFEFSGLGQSTQPSGLNPFDDWSRLQENRGGGADDYLMDEIRARSHEILENDEMQQMLRLLSMGGAPTGLNNVDGFPSYPSPAPAFSFEDNRARSSGKAVVGWLKIKAAMRWGIFVRRKAAERRAQLVELED